TTAAGTAGAAATGAAAGCTTTAAAAAAGCAAGAGAAATAAGCTTTAAAGCCTCTATGATTCCTCAAATAAACTCACTTTTAGCCGTAGGTTTAGTGGCTTTGCCTGGTATGATGACAGGACAAATTTTATCAGGAGTTGATCCTTTAATTGCTGTAAGATATCAAATCATGATTATGATAATGGCAATATCCAGTGGAGGAATGGCAACTATTTTTTATTATATACTAAAATCAAAAATTATTTTTAAAAAGTAAGATTTTACACGATAAATCCATACTATTTTTATATATTTAAATAAAAATGGTTGAAAAAATGAAAATATTATTACTTGAAGACGATATGATCTTAAATGAGATAATTGAAGAGTATTTACTTGAAAATAAATATGATGTAAAGGCAACTACTAACTCACAAGAGGCTTTAGAGTTAATCTATGATAATCTTTTTGATATTTTACTTTTAGATGTTAATGTCCCTTATCTAAATGGATTTTCCCTTTTAAAAAAATTAAGAAAAAACTCAATATATGTACCCACAATTTTTATTACTTCAAAAAATCAAGCAGATGATATGCAAGAGGGCTTTGATGCTGGTTGTGATGACTATATTAAAAAGCCTTTTAATTTAGATGAGTTAAATTTAAGAATTAAAAACTTAAAAAGACTATATAGTATTGACTCAACTTTTGTAAAAATAGCACCTAATCTTTGTTATGATGTGAGCAATAGAATAATTTTAAAAGATGAGGTGAAGTATCAACTTTCAAAGATGGAAGCAAAAGTATTTGAGTATCTTTATAAAAACAAAAATAGAGCAGTATCAATAGAAGAAATAGGATTAAATAACTGGGTTTATGATGATATACCAATTGATACTACAATTAGAACATATATTAAAAATTTAAGAAAAATTGTGGGAAAAGAGACAATAGAGACTATAAAAAGTATTGGTTATAAATTAAAGACAGCATAAAAGCTGTCTTTATCCAGAATATTTAGCTGTTTTATTTAAATCTTCTAATAATCTATCATAATTTGTTTGTTTTATATTAGATTGAGAATCTTTTTTTGCAAAATTTTTATGCATCTTAATGCATAACTCTTTTGTCATTGCACCTTTCATGCTTTGCATATTATGGTGACTCATATTTGAAGCAAAAAGTGCGCTTGTAAATAAAGCTGTTCCTAAAATTGTAACTGTAAGTTTTTTCATCATACATCCTTTTTCTTGATTTGTAGTATGATTTTAGTAGTTTAATATGGAAAGAATATGGAAAAACTAAAAGTCTTCAATTAAGAAGACTTTTTAGACAGAAATATTAGTTTCTAAAATTTTATCTGTTTTTTTAAGAGCTAATATAAAAAATATTGCTGGAATAACTATAAGTGTTAAGAATGCTGAAGATATCATTCCTCCAATCATAGGTGCAGCAATTCTTTGCATTACTTCACTTCCCACACCATTTATATACATAATAGGTATAAGTCCACCTAAAATAGCAAATAAAGTCATAAGTTTAGGTCTTAATCTTAAAACGGCACCTTTAAAAACTGCATGAAAGATATGCTCTTTTGTAAACTTTATACCTTTATTTTTAAGTTCAAGCATTGCTTCATGTAAATATACAAGCATAACTATTGAAGTTTCAGCTGCAACTCCAAGTAATGCAAGAAATCCTACAATAACTGCGATTGAAATATTGAAGTTTAAATACTCTAAATAAAATACTCCTCCTGTTAATGCAAAAGGAAGTGTAAAGAAGATAATTAGTGTATATGTGATATTTCTTAATGCAAAATAGATTAAAATAAATATAATCATCAAAGTAAAAGGAATAATATATGTAAGTCTTTGCATAGCAGATTCTAAATATTCACTTTGACCTGCCCATTCAAAAAAGTAACCACTTGGTAGCTTTATCTCTTCTAAAAGCTCTTTAGCACCATCCTTATACTCTTTCGCACTAACCCCACTTTTAGGTGTAATATATATAAAGTTTACATTTAAAGCTTTTTCTGATTTTATAACAGATGGCCCCTCTTCATATTTTAATTTTGCAAATAGTTTTAAAGGTTGAAATCCAAGTTTTGTTTT
The window above is part of the Malaciobacter marinus genome. Proteins encoded here:
- a CDS encoding response regulator transcription factor, producing MKILLLEDDMILNEIIEEYLLENKYDVKATTNSQEALELIYDNLFDILLLDVNVPYLNGFSLLKKLRKNSIYVPTIFITSKNQADDMQEGFDAGCDDYIKKPFNLDELNLRIKNLKRLYSIDSTFVKIAPNLCYDVSNRIILKDEVKYQLSKMEAKVFEYLYKNKNRAVSIEEIGLNNWVYDDIPIDTTIRTYIKNLRKIVGKETIETIKSIGYKLKTA